One segment of Ipomoea triloba cultivar NCNSP0323 chromosome 12, ASM357664v1 DNA contains the following:
- the LOC115998590 gene encoding chaperone protein dnaJ 49-like, with protein sequence MDGNKDEALKCYKIAKDSIQSGNRERGLKFLNKAKRLDPNLEIDDLLSKVDGSQAENESPNIPTKEDSSSSGKPPESGARRRSSVNKEAGSSSSSEGVAGYTEEQVTIVREIKRKKDYYEILGLEKSCSVEDVRKAYRKLSLKVHPDKNKAPGSEEAFKMVSKAFQCLSDEENRKRYDVVGDEAPVYERRPTRRHAGGGMQGFNGFYYEDVDAEEIFRNFFFGGMNPVATTHFSFGPGVGVRVGGHNGSNGFARTLIQLLPVILILLLNFLPSSDPVYSFSRSYPYEQLFTTQRGVNYYVKPGKFEQDYPLSSPRRVKLEEGIEHEYFNSLAYNCRLERQQVLWGYRQATPNCDTLRKFQDVAA encoded by the coding sequence ATGGATGGGAACAAAGATGAAGCCTTGAAGTGCTATAAAATAGCTAAAGATTCAATCCAATCTGGTAATAGAGAAAGGGGTTTGAAATTCTTGAATAAAGCTAAGCGTTTAGACCCAAATCTAGAAATTGATGATCTGTTGTCTAAAGTTGATGGCTCACAAGCTGAGAATGAATCACCTAACATCCCCACGAAGGAGGACTCGTCAAGTTCTGGGAAACCACCGGAAAGTGGGGCCCGCAGAAGGAGTTCAGTAAATAAGGAGGCAGGATCATCCTCTTCCTCAGAGGGTGTGGCTGGTTATACAGAGGAGCAAGTGACAATCGTGAGGGAGATTAAGAGGAAGAAGGATTACTATGAGATTTTGGGATTGGAGAAGAGTTGCAGTGTGGAGGATGTTCGGAAAGCGTATAGAAAGCTGTCTTTGAAGGTTCACCCTGACAAGAACAAGGCTCCCGGGTCAGAAGAGGCCTTTAAGATGGTGTCTAAGGCATTCCAGTGTTTGAGTGATGAGGAGAACCGGAAAAGATATGATGTTGTTGGTGATGAGGCACCTGTTTATGAGAGGCGCCCAACTAGACGTCATGCTGGTGGTGGAATGCAAGGGTTTAATGGATTTTATTACGAGGATGTTGATGCTGAGGAAATCTTCAGGAATTTCTTTTTTGGCGGGATGAATCCTGTAGCAACTACCCATTTCAGCTTTGGTCCTGGAGTTGGAGTGCGAGTTGGTGGGCATAATGGGTCTAATGGGTTTGCCAGAACTTTAATTCAATTGTTGCCAGTGATATTGATTCTGTTACTCAACTTTTTGCCTTCATCAGATCCAGTTTATTCATTCTCGAGGTCATACCCATACGAGCAACTGTTTACAACACAAAGGGGTGTGAACTATTATGTCAAGCCTGGGAAATTTGAGCAGGATTATCCTCTAAGTAGTCCCAGACGGGTGAAACTTGAAGAAGGGATTGAGCATGAATATTTCAACAGTCTTGCTTACAACTGCCGGCTTGAACGCCAACAAGTTCTTTGGGGCTACAGACAAGCAACACCAAATTGTGATACATTGAGGAAGTTCCAGGACGTCGCCGCTTGA